From a single Candidatus Micrarchaeota archaeon genomic region:
- a CDS encoding exosome complex exonuclease Rrp41 gives MASSLNKPKLIIDGKRVDGRDFDEAREIKIVASPLKNADGSAYIEWGNNKILAAVYGPREATPRHLSDSTKAIIKCRYAMAPFSSLSEHGRTGPNRRAIEISKVIKEVFENVVMVNDFPGSEIAIFIEVLQGDGGTRAAGITAASVALASAGIHMRDLPYAISVGRIDDKLAIDFNMIEDNYSDSDMPIAVAPRNNEILLLQMDGGMTKDQMSKALSMVLESGKKVSEVQKEALRKAYASEPKN, from the coding sequence ATGGCATCATCATTGAACAAACCGAAACTGATAATAGACGGCAAGAGGGTGGACGGCAGGGATTTTGACGAGGCAAGGGAGATAAAGATAGTGGCATCCCCGCTCAAGAACGCCGACGGCTCCGCATACATAGAGTGGGGCAACAACAAGATACTTGCAGCCGTATACGGGCCGAGGGAAGCCACGCCGAGGCACCTCTCCGATTCGACGAAGGCGATCATAAAGTGCAGGTACGCGATGGCGCCCTTCTCGAGCCTTTCGGAGCACGGGAGGACAGGCCCTAACAGGAGGGCAATAGAGATATCCAAGGTCATAAAGGAGGTATTCGAGAACGTTGTCATGGTCAACGACTTCCCCGGCAGCGAGATAGCGATATTCATAGAGGTGCTGCAGGGCGACGGGGGCACTAGGGCCGCGGGGATTACTGCCGCATCGGTGGCACTTGCGAGCGCAGGCATACACATGAGGGATCTCCCTTATGCGATATCCGTGGGCAGGATAGACGACAAGCTTGCGATTGACTTCAACATGATAGAGGACAACTACTCTGACAGCGACATGCCAATTGCGGTTGCGCCGCGCAACAACGAGATACTATTGCTGCAGATGGATGGCGGAATGACAAAGGACCAGATGTCAAAGGCGCTCAGTATGGTGCTTGAATCTGGGAAAAAGGTTAGCGAGGTTCAGAAGGAGGCGCTCAGGAAGGCGTATGCCTCGGAGCCGAAGAATTGA
- a CDS encoding Rpp14/Pop5 family protein, producing MMREKRRYLLVRSTMGIQDMQRRDFEQELYREMLRSIGEYSYFRSNPKIVKYLDSCNFIMKCNLAKYGETIIALTFIKRISGREVGFYTLKSSGTIRALMK from the coding sequence ATGATGAGGGAGAAAAGGAGGTACCTGCTCGTAAGGTCCACGATGGGCATCCAGGACATGCAAAGGAGGGATTTCGAGCAGGAGCTTTACAGGGAAATGCTGCGTAGCATAGGTGAATACTCCTACTTCAGGTCAAACCCGAAGATAGTGAAGTACCTTGATAGCTGCAATTTCATAATGAAATGCAACCTTGCAAAATACGGCGAGACCATAATAGCGCTTACGTTCATAAAGAGGATTTCCGGGAGGGAAGTAGGATTCTACACGCTGAAGTCTTCGGGGACCATAAGGGCGCTGATGAAGTGA
- a CDS encoding exosome complex protein Rrp42: protein MEAIDIVKASYIKELLERGEREDARDLLAFRKIDIETGLIKNAEGSAQVDLGATRVLAGVKLSLDEPMDDTPNQGNLICSAELLPLASASYETGPPSPEAIEFARVVDRGIRAGNCVDLESLFVEEGKAWSVYVDLYVLNYSGNLFDAGGIAAMSALLDTGIPKYEDGKVIREERPTKLKIDNMVTSTTFAKVGSSIILDPTGNEEKAADSRLTIAVDKENVRAMQKGMSGGLSVSEIEELIDVAFNKHGELSNKIKKSQR, encoded by the coding sequence ATGGAAGCTATAGACATTGTAAAGGCAAGCTACATAAAGGAGCTGCTTGAAAGGGGCGAGCGTGAGGATGCAAGGGATTTGCTGGCGTTCAGGAAGATAGACATAGAGACCGGATTGATAAAGAATGCGGAAGGATCGGCGCAGGTGGATCTTGGCGCGACAAGGGTGCTTGCAGGGGTCAAGCTCTCGCTTGACGAGCCCATGGACGACACCCCGAACCAGGGCAACCTCATATGCTCGGCAGAGCTGCTGCCGCTTGCATCCGCATCCTACGAGACCGGGCCACCCAGCCCCGAAGCGATAGAGTTCGCGCGTGTGGTCGACAGGGGAATACGCGCGGGCAACTGCGTGGACCTCGAGAGCCTTTTTGTGGAGGAGGGCAAGGCATGGAGCGTGTACGTTGACCTTTACGTGCTCAATTACAGCGGCAACCTGTTCGATGCTGGGGGGATAGCCGCGATGAGCGCTCTGCTCGATACCGGGATACCGAAGTACGAGGACGGCAAGGTCATAAGGGAGGAGAGGCCTACGAAGCTGAAGATAGACAACATGGTCACTTCCACGACTTTCGCCAAGGTAGGCAGCAGCATAATACTTGACCCTACCGGAAACGAGGAGAAGGCCGCGGATTCCAGGCTGACAATAGCGGTTGACAAGGAAAACGTCAGGGCGATGCAGAAGGGCATGAGCGGCGGATTGTCCGTAAGCGAGATTGAGGAGCTCATAGACGTAGCATTTAATAAGCACGGGGAGCTAAGTAATAAAATCAAAAAGAGCCAGAGATGA
- the rpl37ae gene encoding 50S ribosomal protein L37ae (structural models have indicated that the folded zinc-finger motif interacts mainly with domain III of 23S rRNA, whereas the amino-terminal region of L37 interacts primarily with domain II) produces MANSSIRYGASIRKRYNKIKHEKTARYVCDMCGKTSVKRIGTGIWRCRHCGTTYAGGAYTMTTPAGQGAKRFIEEMK; encoded by the coding sequence GTGGCAAATTCTAGCATAAGATACGGGGCGAGCATAAGGAAGCGCTACAACAAGATAAAGCACGAGAAGACCGCGAGGTACGTGTGCGACATGTGCGGCAAGACCTCTGTGAAAAGGATAGGCACAGGGATATGGAGGTGCAGGCACTGCGGCACGACATATGCTGGCGGCGCGTACACAATGACAACCCCTGCAGGCCAGGGCGCCAAGAGGTTCATAGAGGAAATGAAGTGA
- a CDS encoding archaeal proteasome endopeptidase complex subunit alpha, producing MYPNVQAYDRGVMFSPDGRLFQVEYAKEAVRRGATSIGIIVKDGVVLVAHKNVLEPLAVPSTIQKIFRVDSYIGATYSGLVSDGLHVINIMRGKTQTHRMIYNETESVETIAREISEEMQMATQYGGIRPYAISLLIGGIDKGPKLFEIEPGASYLGYKADAIGSGKKVAEDMLVKNWKEDMSVEDGINLGVSIIRKVNEGKLNENNIDISTIKKDIGFEIFQTDKVAKYL from the coding sequence ATGTATCCGAACGTACAAGCATATGATAGAGGAGTGATGTTCAGCCCTGACGGAAGGCTTTTCCAGGTGGAATACGCCAAGGAAGCGGTCAGGAGGGGGGCGACATCCATAGGAATAATAGTAAAGGACGGCGTGGTTCTGGTGGCGCACAAGAACGTGCTTGAGCCGCTTGCGGTTCCGAGCACCATACAGAAGATATTCCGCGTCGATTCCTACATAGGGGCAACCTACAGCGGCCTCGTGTCCGACGGCCTCCACGTGATAAACATAATGAGGGGGAAGACCCAAACCCACAGGATGATATACAACGAGACGGAATCCGTTGAAACGATAGCAAGGGAGATATCCGAGGAGATGCAGATGGCGACGCAGTACGGCGGCATAAGGCCATACGCGATATCGCTGCTGATAGGAGGTATAGACAAGGGCCCGAAGCTTTTCGAGATAGAGCCCGGAGCCTCGTACCTTGGATACAAGGCGGATGCGATAGGCTCTGGAAAGAAGGTTGCGGAGGACATGCTGGTCAAGAACTGGAAGGAGGACATGAGCGTAGAAGACGGCATAAACCTTGGCGTCAGCATAATAAGGAAGGTCAACGAGGGCAAGCTGAACGAAAACAATATTGATATTTCAACAATAAAGAAGGACATAGGATTCGAGATATTCCAGACTGACAAGGTAGCAAAGTACCTGTAG
- a CDS encoding AAA family ATPase, with translation MQSLNEMLSESRIFANREVLSPHYIPKKLISRSREINGIERALAPSLKGERGRNLFVYGKTGTGKTSCTKYVLDEVKAIPNTKAKISYINCKIYNSRYRVLNKVVSDHLPTYAKRGYGTVDLYEKLTSWIEEDNKILVVILDEVDVVKDLDDLIYTLTRINSDIKAGGVTIIGISNRVSFKESLDPRSLSTLYESELVFPPYYATELYEIIRERAAKGFKSSIIGDEVLHFIAATAAREGGDARLSLKILSKAGELAEEKESERITMKEAEEASKLADNDIVYELIGTLPEHHKLVLYSIAMLTQSGGSYKKLTDGIDTYLFSGEVYNRYKSIAEGLHREPKSERWYRKYLSELEMQGLVASFESGKGIRGHTKLIKLMYPPQKTKEVLETELFGQNPVHK, from the coding sequence GTGCAATCTCTTAACGAAATGCTCTCTGAATCAAGGATTTTTGCTAACCGAGAGGTTCTTTCCCCTCATTACATACCGAAGAAGCTGATATCAAGGAGCAGGGAGATAAACGGGATAGAGCGTGCGCTTGCACCGTCGCTGAAGGGGGAGCGCGGGCGCAACCTTTTCGTATACGGGAAAACAGGCACCGGAAAGACCTCGTGCACGAAGTACGTCCTTGATGAGGTAAAGGCCATACCTAACACAAAGGCCAAGATAAGCTACATAAACTGCAAGATATACAACTCGCGATACAGGGTGCTCAACAAGGTAGTCAGCGACCATCTCCCCACGTACGCAAAGCGCGGCTATGGGACAGTGGATCTTTACGAGAAGCTGACCAGCTGGATAGAGGAGGACAACAAGATACTGGTTGTGATACTCGATGAGGTCGACGTAGTGAAGGACCTTGACGACCTGATATACACGCTTACTAGGATAAACAGCGACATAAAGGCGGGCGGCGTGACCATAATAGGCATATCCAACCGCGTTTCTTTCAAGGAATCGCTAGATCCCAGGAGCCTGTCAACTTTGTATGAGTCCGAGCTCGTATTCCCGCCGTATTACGCAACAGAGCTTTACGAGATAATCAGGGAAAGGGCCGCAAAGGGATTCAAGAGCAGCATAATAGGCGACGAGGTTCTCCACTTCATCGCCGCGACAGCCGCAAGGGAAGGGGGCGATGCAAGGCTGTCGCTCAAGATACTCTCCAAGGCCGGGGAGCTGGCGGAGGAGAAGGAATCGGAAAGGATAACGATGAAGGAGGCGGAGGAGGCGTCCAAGCTTGCGGACAACGACATAGTGTACGAGCTCATAGGCACTCTTCCGGAGCACCACAAGCTTGTCCTTTACTCGATAGCCATGCTTACGCAGAGCGGCGGCTCCTACAAGAAGCTTACCGACGGAATTGATACGTACCTATTCAGCGGCGAAGTATACAACAGGTACAAGAGCATAGCGGAGGGCCTACACAGGGAGCCGAAGAGCGAGCGGTGGTACAGGAAGTACCTTTCTGAGCTGGAGATGCAGGGGCTTGTTGCATCGTTCGAATCGGGCAAGGGGATAAGGGGCCACACAAAGCTGATAAAGCTGATGTATCCCCCGCAAAAGACCAAGGAGGTTTTGGAGACCGAGCTTTTCGGGCAGAATCCCGTGCACAAGTAA
- a CDS encoding ribosome assembly factor SBDS: MSSKTVIVKLHRDGNEFEIFVNSDLAYDYITGKRSDALTVLEAEEVFKDARKGERQSEDKIKKAFGTNDIAKIAEIMLKSGEVPITTEQRNRLIEEKRKQVIDIIARNSIDPRTNAPNPPLRIENAMREAKASVDPFRSATEQIDDIVKKINIIMPIKFATVKMEVVVPAEYANRSYGTLKKYGLKSEQWLPNGSLQASLEFPAGMQTEFFDRINSATQGKATVKVL; this comes from the coding sequence ATGTCTTCAAAGACGGTAATCGTGAAATTGCACAGAGACGGGAATGAGTTCGAGATATTCGTGAATTCCGACCTCGCTTATGATTACATAACCGGCAAGAGGAGCGATGCGCTCACGGTTCTTGAGGCGGAGGAGGTTTTCAAGGACGCGCGCAAGGGCGAGAGGCAGAGCGAGGACAAGATAAAAAAGGCTTTCGGAACCAACGACATCGCGAAGATAGCGGAGATAATGCTGAAGAGCGGCGAGGTGCCGATAACGACTGAGCAGAGGAACAGGCTCATAGAGGAGAAGAGGAAGCAGGTAATAGACATAATAGCGAGGAATTCCATAGACCCGAGGACCAACGCCCCGAACCCGCCGCTGAGGATAGAGAACGCGATGAGGGAGGCCAAGGCCTCCGTAGACCCGTTCAGGAGCGCAACGGAGCAGATAGACGACATAGTAAAGAAGATAAACATCATAATGCCGATAAAGTTCGCCACGGTGAAGATGGAAGTCGTTGTTCCGGCCGAATATGCAAACAGGTCGTACGGAACGCTTAAGAAGTACGGCCTGAAGTCGGAGCAGTGGCTTCCCAACGGAAGCCTGCAGGCATCGCTCGAATTCCCTGCTGGCATGCAGACGGAGTTCTTCGACAGGATAAACAGCGCCACGCAGGGCAAGGCAACAGTGAAGGTGTTGTGA